One window of Perca flavescens isolate YP-PL-M2 chromosome 6, PFLA_1.0, whole genome shotgun sequence genomic DNA carries:
- the ppp1r8b gene encoding protein phosphatase 1, regulatory subunit 8b, with amino-acid sequence MATKIIKESAPPFDCPTWAGKPPQGLHLDVMKGDKLMEKLIIDEKKYYLFGRNPDWCDFTIDHQSCSRVHAALVYHKHLKRVFLIDLNSTHGTFLGHIRLEAHKPQQVPIDSTISFGASTRTYTIREKPQTQGPAGTGDSKTGEDEELKGLLGLPEEETELENLTEFNTAHNKRISLLTIEEGNLEIQRPKRKRRNSRVTFNEEDSIINPEDIDPSVGRFRNMVQTAVIPIKKRRSEGHNTLGLDELTSKRIHGYSLGGGLYGDLPPTSHENQPTGAPGGASMQGGLPLPFPNPAPEVDLAPEAPQPPVTLNPTPVTAPYLPETHNEPRKKKYAKEAWPGKKPTPSLLI; translated from the exons ATGGCGACTAAAATAATCAAAGAAAGTGCTCCTCCTTTTGATTGTCCAACATG GGCAGGCAAGCCGCCCCAAGGACTACATCTAGACGTAATGAAGGGAGACAAACTGATGGAG AAACTGATCATTGATGAAAAGAAGTACTACTTGTTTGGGAGGAACCCCGACTGGTGTGACTTCACCATCGACCATCAGTCATGCTCCCGTGTCCACGCTGCCCTGGTCTACCACAAACACCTGAAAAGGGTCTTTCTCATAGACCTCAACAGCA CACACGGAACTTTCCTTGGACACATTCGTCTGGAGGCACACAAACCTCAGCAAGTTCCCATAGACTCTACAATATCATTTGGGGCCTCAACAAGGACCTACACCATCAGAGAGAAGCCTCAAACCCAAGGCCCCGCTGGCACAGGAGACAGTAAGACAGGAGAGGATGAGGAGCTGAAAGGACTGCTTGGGCTTCCAGAGGAAGAGACGGAGCTAGAG AATCTGACCGAGTTTAACACAGCTCACAACAAGCGCATCTCCCTACTGACCATTGAGGAGGGTAATCTGGAAATCCAGAGGCCTAAGAGGAAACGCAGGAATTCTAGGGTTACCTTCAATGAGGAGGACTCCATCATTAACCCAG AGGATATAGACCCCTCGGTGGGACGGTTCAGAAACATGGTGCAGACTGCTGTCATCCCCATCAAG AAACGAAGATCAGAGGGTCACAACACTCTGGGTCTTGATGAACTGACTTCAAAGCGCATCCACGGCTACAGTTTGGGCGGTGGTCTCTATGGGGACTTACCTCCCACCAGTCATGAGAACCAGCCAACGGGAGCTCCAGGAGGTGCTTCTATGCAGGGAGGGCTTCCTCTGCCCTTCCCTAATCCAGCACCAGAGGTGGACCTGGCCCCAGAGGCTCCCCAGCCCCCTGTCACACTCAACCCCACCCCTGTCACAGCCCCCTACCTACCAGAGACCCACAATGAGCCACGCAAAAAGAAGTATGCCAAAGAAGCATGGCCGGGCAAGAAACCCACCCCTTCACTACTCATCTAA